The following proteins come from a genomic window of Corallococcus sp. NCRR:
- a CDS encoding ATP-dependent DNA helicase gives MSAPAPRPLSVDSLLGPGGALEEALPAYEHRPEQLQMARAVERAFSEGSYLLAEAGTGTGKTLAYLVPALLSGRKVVVSTATKTLQDQVFFKDLPLLSEKLGLRFEAAYLKGRGNYLCLHRYDSFEKDPQFVSKEEAKQWPLLKKWVTQTETGDRAELDLPESFAAWSRLSTTSETCLGSRCSQYETCFVTRMRKRAEVADLLVVNHHLFFADLALRSSGKRTEGVLPFYDAVIFDEAHALEDAASSHFGCSVSNYRLEELSRDAVAALQAKDERHATLSALAQRVRSHADALFLQAPRALGLSSQESTVALRPETMGKLSGALEQVREGLAALASFAGSEREPELAAIHRRAEEMAEQLTFLEKSESADHVYWAEARGKGLFLRANPIDVAKELRDRLYGALDTVVFTSATLAADSRFDFFAKRMGMYDDEGQPVTRVRTLAVPSPFDFPRQSALYLPTHLPDPSAPGFIEAAAEEIIQLCEVTGGRAFVLFTSLRNMVRAYELTATRLPYQALLQGERPKQQLLDAFRQTPSVLFAAHSFWEGVDVPGDALSLVIIDRLPFASPGDPLVAARIRQIQARGEEPFDQYQLPQAALALRQGFGRLIRTQADRGIVAMLDRRIVTKGYGRVFLSSLPPAKRMEDTTELSRWFNGPVRPVPPVRSIR, from the coding sequence AAGACGCTGGCGTACCTGGTGCCCGCGCTCCTGTCGGGGCGCAAGGTGGTGGTGTCCACGGCCACGAAGACGCTGCAGGACCAGGTGTTCTTCAAGGACCTGCCGCTGCTCAGCGAGAAGCTGGGGCTGCGCTTCGAGGCGGCGTACCTCAAGGGGCGCGGCAACTACCTGTGCCTGCACCGCTACGACTCCTTCGAGAAGGACCCGCAGTTCGTCTCGAAGGAAGAGGCGAAGCAGTGGCCGCTGCTCAAGAAGTGGGTGACGCAGACGGAGACGGGGGACCGGGCGGAGCTGGATTTGCCGGAGTCCTTCGCCGCGTGGTCGCGGCTGTCCACCACGTCGGAGACGTGCCTGGGCTCGCGCTGCTCGCAGTACGAGACGTGCTTCGTCACGCGGATGCGCAAGCGCGCGGAGGTCGCGGACCTGCTGGTGGTGAACCACCACCTGTTCTTCGCGGACCTGGCGCTGCGCAGCTCCGGCAAGCGCACGGAAGGGGTGCTGCCCTTCTACGACGCGGTCATCTTCGACGAGGCGCACGCCCTGGAGGACGCGGCCAGCAGCCACTTCGGGTGCAGCGTGTCCAACTACCGGCTGGAGGAGCTGTCGCGCGACGCGGTGGCGGCCCTGCAGGCGAAGGACGAGCGGCACGCGACGCTCTCCGCGCTGGCCCAGCGGGTGCGCTCGCACGCGGACGCGCTGTTCCTCCAGGCGCCTCGCGCGCTGGGGCTGTCCAGCCAGGAGTCCACCGTGGCCCTGCGCCCGGAGACGATGGGCAAGCTGTCCGGCGCGCTGGAGCAGGTGCGCGAAGGCCTGGCCGCGCTGGCGTCCTTCGCGGGCAGCGAGCGCGAGCCGGAGCTGGCCGCCATCCACCGCCGCGCGGAGGAGATGGCGGAGCAGCTCACCTTCCTGGAGAAGTCCGAGTCCGCGGACCACGTCTACTGGGCGGAGGCGCGCGGCAAGGGGCTGTTCCTGCGCGCGAACCCCATCGACGTGGCGAAGGAGCTGCGCGACCGGCTCTACGGCGCGCTGGACACGGTGGTGTTCACCTCCGCGACGCTCGCGGCGGACAGCCGCTTCGACTTCTTCGCCAAGCGCATGGGCATGTACGACGACGAGGGCCAGCCCGTGACGCGCGTGCGCACGCTGGCGGTGCCCAGCCCGTTCGACTTCCCCCGCCAGTCCGCGCTGTACCTGCCCACGCACCTGCCGGACCCCAGCGCCCCGGGCTTCATCGAGGCGGCGGCGGAGGAGATCATCCAGCTGTGCGAGGTGACGGGCGGGCGCGCGTTCGTGCTCTTCACGTCGCTGCGCAACATGGTGCGCGCGTACGAGCTGACGGCGACGCGGCTGCCCTACCAGGCGCTGCTCCAGGGAGAGCGGCCCAAGCAGCAGCTGCTGGACGCCTTCCGCCAGACGCCCAGCGTGCTCTTCGCCGCGCACAGCTTCTGGGAGGGCGTGGACGTGCCCGGGGACGCGCTGAGCCTGGTCATCATCGACCGGCTCCCCTTCGCGTCTCCTGGCGACCCGCTGGTGGCCGCGCGCATCCGCCAGATTCAGGCGCGCGGGGAAGAACCCTTTGATCAGTACCAGCTGCCGCAGGCGGCGCTGGCGCTGCGCCAGGGCTTCGGGCGGCTCATCCGCACGCAGGCGGACCGGGGCATCGTGGCGATGCTGGACCGCCGCATCGTGACCAAGGGCTACGGCCGCGTGTTCCTCTCCAGCCTGCCGCCCGCGAAGCGGATGGAGGACACGACGGAGCTGAGCCGCTGGTTCAACGGCCCGGTGCGCCCGGTGCCGCCCGTGCGCTCGATTCGCTGA
- a CDS encoding TonB-dependent receptor, which yields MPAPRALSCLALPLGLALLLPGVATAQTVDEDTGPEPESPRETRTVVTATRLPRPLRDVPATTVVIPRAEMERSPTLTQDALIRTLPSAATFRRTPSLVADPTAQGLNLRGLAPSGVARGLVLLDGLPFNDPYGGWVFWRALPRLGLDRIEVVPTGGSALYGSAALGGVVQLFSRPITGPVLDADVSVGNLGTGFAAARIADRWGRVGASLEVEGLTSDGYRIVPEGQRGRIDGDTPSNHVSAQARIEAEATDHLSLSARAGVFRETQNGGTRYTVASVDLAWFAANARLRTDSAGTFELGLFGRTQHFAQDRARVTPDRNFEVRSAFQDVPANDQGGSLVWTGPELALGGSHVLAAGVDVRRSHGRADELLFPSTYTATTLYSRNTQGTQLSSGVFVQDLYTVSPALELAGTLRWDTWRNFDGREWNAFANGATRTTYFDPRTASQLSPRLAARVRPLEWLTLRASAYRAFRAPTLNELYRPFQVGTVLTAANPDLGAERLWGTEAGVEATGPRGLTGRVTGFWNVLDAPVTNVTLATPLPDGATRQRQNLGRARVRGVELGADWRVSRQWTALAAYTFVDPVVTRAPGQPDLVGRQLPQDPRHRGSLAVTFDDPRIVSVTAQLRVFGPQYEDDLNTRGMGGAAVVDLFVSRHLFWKVDAFGAVENLFDRQYLAGRAGVDTLAPPFQARVGLRLRDVFSESSARAAPGAPGR from the coding sequence ATGCCTGCTCCGCGCGCGCTCTCCTGTCTGGCACTCCCTCTTGGACTGGCATTGCTGCTGCCCGGAGTGGCAACCGCGCAGACCGTGGACGAGGACACGGGCCCCGAGCCCGAGTCTCCTCGCGAGACCCGCACCGTCGTCACCGCCACGCGCCTGCCGCGCCCCTTGCGCGACGTGCCCGCCACCACGGTGGTGATTCCCCGCGCGGAGATGGAACGCAGCCCCACGCTCACGCAGGACGCGCTCATCCGCACGCTGCCGTCCGCGGCCACGTTCCGCCGCACGCCGTCGCTGGTCGCGGACCCCACCGCGCAGGGGCTCAACCTGCGCGGGCTCGCGCCCTCCGGGGTGGCTCGCGGGCTCGTGCTCCTGGACGGGCTTCCCTTCAACGACCCCTACGGCGGCTGGGTCTTCTGGCGCGCCCTGCCCCGCCTGGGCCTGGACCGCATCGAGGTCGTCCCCACCGGCGGCTCCGCGCTCTACGGCAGCGCCGCGCTGGGCGGCGTGGTGCAACTGTTCTCCCGGCCCATCACCGGCCCCGTGCTCGACGCGGACGTGTCCGTGGGCAACCTGGGCACCGGCTTCGCCGCCGCGCGCATCGCGGACCGCTGGGGCCGCGTGGGTGCATCCCTGGAGGTCGAGGGACTCACCAGCGACGGCTACCGCATCGTCCCGGAGGGACAGCGGGGCCGCATCGACGGCGACACCCCCTCCAACCACGTCAGCGCGCAGGCGCGCATCGAGGCAGAGGCCACCGACCACCTCTCCCTCTCCGCCCGCGCGGGCGTGTTCCGCGAGACGCAGAACGGGGGCACCCGATACACCGTCGCCAGCGTGGACCTCGCGTGGTTCGCCGCGAACGCCCGCCTCCGCACGGACTCCGCCGGCACCTTCGAGCTGGGCCTCTTCGGCCGCACCCAGCACTTCGCCCAGGACCGCGCCCGCGTCACCCCGGACCGGAACTTCGAGGTCCGCTCCGCCTTCCAGGACGTGCCCGCGAACGACCAGGGCGGCTCGCTCGTCTGGACCGGGCCGGAGCTGGCGCTGGGAGGAAGCCACGTGCTCGCCGCGGGCGTGGACGTGCGCCGCTCCCACGGCAGGGCCGACGAGTTGCTCTTCCCCTCCACGTACACCGCCACGACGCTCTACTCGCGCAACACGCAGGGCACGCAGTTGTCCAGCGGCGTCTTCGTGCAGGACCTCTACACCGTGTCCCCCGCGCTGGAGCTCGCCGGCACGCTGCGCTGGGACACGTGGCGCAACTTCGACGGCAGGGAGTGGAATGCCTTCGCGAACGGCGCCACCCGCACCACCTATTTCGATCCCCGCACGGCGAGTCAGCTCAGCCCGCGCCTGGCCGCGCGCGTGCGCCCGCTGGAGTGGCTCACCCTGCGCGCCTCCGCGTACCGCGCCTTCCGCGCCCCCACGCTCAACGAGCTCTACCGCCCCTTCCAGGTGGGCACCGTCCTCACCGCCGCGAACCCGGACCTGGGCGCCGAGCGCCTCTGGGGCACCGAGGCGGGAGTGGAGGCCACCGGCCCGCGCGGGCTCACCGGCCGCGTCACCGGCTTCTGGAACGTGCTGGACGCGCCCGTCACCAACGTCACCCTCGCCACGCCCCTGCCGGACGGCGCCACCCGCCAGCGCCAGAACCTGGGCCGGGCCCGCGTGCGAGGCGTGGAGCTGGGCGCGGACTGGCGCGTGTCACGCCAGTGGACCGCGCTCGCCGCCTACACCTTCGTGGACCCCGTCGTCACGCGCGCTCCCGGCCAGCCCGACCTCGTGGGCCGCCAGCTCCCACAGGACCCCAGGCATCGCGGCTCGCTCGCGGTCACCTTCGACGACCCGCGCATCGTCTCCGTCACCGCGCAGCTGCGCGTGTTCGGTCCGCAGTACGAGGACGACCTCAACACGCGCGGCATGGGCGGCGCGGCGGTGGTGGACCTGTTCGTGAGCCGCCACCTCTTCTGGAAGGTGGACGCCTTCGGCGCGGTGGAGAACCTCTTCGACCGCCAGTACCTCGCGGGCCGCGCGGGCGTGGACACCCTGGCCCCGCCCTTCCAGGCGCGCGTGGGCCTGCGCCTGCGCGACGTGTTCAGCGAATCGAGCGCACGGGCGGCACCGGGCGCACCGGGCCGTTGA
- a CDS encoding DUF5684 domain-containing protein produces MDQQQIEMMQQMQDQQASGPGPLFWIIYLAFIGLTIAGLWKTFAKAGQPGWAAIVPFYNIYVMTQIVGRPAWWVVLALLPCVNIIALFIIGIDMAKSFGKGTGFGIGLALLGPVFYAILGFGDAQYQGPAASGGGMAAA; encoded by the coding sequence ATGGATCAGCAGCAGATTGAGATGATGCAGCAGATGCAGGACCAGCAGGCGTCGGGCCCGGGCCCGCTCTTCTGGATCATCTACCTGGCCTTCATCGGCCTGACGATCGCCGGCCTGTGGAAGACGTTCGCCAAGGCGGGTCAGCCGGGCTGGGCGGCCATCGTGCCGTTCTACAACATCTATGTGATGACCCAGATCGTCGGCCGTCCGGCGTGGTGGGTGGTGCTGGCGCTGCTGCCGTGCGTGAACATCATCGCGCTGTTCATCATCGGCATCGACATGGCGAAGTCGTTCGGCAAGGGCACGGGCTTTGGCATCGGCCTGGCGCTGCTCGGCCCGGTCTTCTACGCCATCCTCGGCTTCGGTGACGCTCAGTACCAGGGTCCGGCCGCCTCCGGCGGTGGCATGGCCGCGGCGTAG
- a CDS encoding type IV pilus twitching motility protein PilT — MTDNPRIAAWFDVLLDKKGSDLHLGVGYPPLGRIRGELVPLREEALTTEELESLLFEICSPEQKRQITEELDLDFAYGYGTKARFRANYFYRMTGIGAVFRTIPSKVLSLEDLKTPEVVRKMADRRSGLVLVTGPTGSGKSTTLAGMINHINKTRPAHVLTVEDPVEFVHESLKSQVTHREVGPHASSFATAIRSAGREDPNVILIGELRTNETMKLALQLASFGVLVFATVHTNSAPATIDRIINSFPADEQGQVRGMLAESLAGIVAQQLIKTSDGKGRVAALEILVGSPAIAAMIREGKVFQIASKMQAGQGQGMQTLDMHLERLVKDDVILPEAALEKAQDKENFVKVIQRLKPDWQVPETLKA, encoded by the coding sequence ATGACGGACAATCCCCGCATCGCCGCCTGGTTCGACGTCCTGCTCGACAAGAAGGGCAGCGACCTGCACCTGGGCGTAGGCTACCCGCCCCTGGGCCGCATCCGCGGCGAGCTCGTGCCCCTGCGCGAAGAGGCCCTCACCACCGAGGAGCTGGAGTCGCTGCTCTTCGAGATCTGCTCGCCCGAACAGAAGCGGCAGATCACCGAGGAGCTGGACCTGGACTTCGCCTACGGCTACGGCACCAAGGCCCGCTTCCGCGCCAACTACTTCTACCGGATGACCGGCATTGGCGCCGTGTTCCGCACCATCCCCAGCAAGGTCCTGTCGCTGGAGGACCTGAAGACGCCGGAGGTGGTGCGCAAGATGGCGGACCGCCGCAGCGGGCTGGTGCTGGTGACGGGCCCCACGGGCTCCGGCAAGTCCACGACGCTCGCGGGGATGATCAACCACATCAACAAGACGCGCCCGGCGCACGTGCTCACCGTCGAGGACCCGGTGGAGTTCGTGCACGAATCGCTCAAGTCCCAGGTCACCCACCGCGAGGTGGGCCCGCACGCCTCCAGCTTCGCCACCGCCATCCGCTCCGCCGGCCGTGAGGACCCCAACGTCATCCTCATCGGCGAGCTGCGCACCAACGAGACGATGAAGCTGGCGCTCCAGCTGGCCAGCTTCGGCGTGCTCGTCTTCGCTACCGTGCACACCAACAGCGCCCCCGCCACCATCGACCGCATCATCAATTCCTTCCCCGCGGACGAGCAGGGACAGGTGCGCGGCATGCTCGCGGAGTCGCTGGCCGGCATCGTCGCCCAGCAGCTCATCAAGACCTCGGACGGCAAGGGCCGCGTCGCGGCGCTCGAAATCCTGGTGGGCAGCCCCGCCATCGCCGCCATGATTCGCGAGGGCAAGGTGTTCCAGATCGCCTCCAAGATGCAGGCCGGCCAGGGCCAGGGCATGCAGACCCTGGACATGCACCTGGAGCGGCTGGTGAAGGACGACGTCATCCTCCCGGAAGCCGCCCTGGAGAAAGCCCAGGACAAGGAGAATTTCGTGAAGGTCATCCAGCGCCTGAAGCCGGACTGGCAGGTGCCGGAGACGCTGAAGGCCTGA